The segment catttgcTAGAGATATTGCAGAACATTTAATTCTTCTTAGTAGGAGATTCAACCTCAATTGCTTTCTTCATTGACCCGATATCATCGCTTCAAGCGACTTTGCCATGGACTTTGTTTTCCGGATCCGGGTTCTCATAAGAGAAACATTTGCAATTATAGACGTAGCATTGTCGACAACTATTATTTTCTCCCAATACTCTCACAATTTGAGATTATCCTATCTCTTTGTCATTTTCTAAACAAGAGATAATTTATTGTTCTGCATACCCAACACTATGATGTGCGCGCTTATTGTGTTGGATTTCATCTTCATGATGATCCTCTTCATGAGGTGCCTAACCTTCTTCATGAGGTGTTCTCTTCATGAGAATGGAGGAGTTTATTCTTATTTCATTTAACAAGTATACACTAAACTAGAATCTAAAGGCGTCCCCGTAGATTTTAGCTTCATAGTATACACATTCAGTTTACTACTAGTAAACACAACTTCTGGTTTATAACTTCAAGTTACTCctctcatttttttaaaaaatatctgGCATATGCTCTGCTTCATACTTCACAAGAGCATTAGTCAAACTATTGTTTGATTTAGTGCGTGATACTATTCCTGCTTCAAGCTTCAAGGAATATTTTCTCTTAAGATCATTTTCCTTCCATGAAAATAATATTTGGCATTCGACATAGTAAAACATGTTGCCAGTGGTTGGGACCTTTCCCTCTCCGTCTCTCATGATCAACATAGTAGATGAAAGTAGAAGAACAAATAGACACAAGATAGGGAGACTATTCTTTATTCCTCTGAATATTGGTGATTACAACATAGATCTTCCACGTATATATAGTCCTGCCAAGGCCTAAGAGTTTTGGTAAGAGCTCACATACAAACGGACTAGGATTAGGATTCCTCCTTCTCCTTTCCTTGTAGGATCAAGTCCGTATATTTTACAACAGCTTACACCATATTTAATACTCTTGTTCCCCTTTTCGTTTCATTTGAGAATTTACTTCGTCGATGTGATGTAAGAAAAAGAATGAGTGTTTCATGATTTTTCTCTCCCTCGTCTCTCTTTGCTTCGTATTATAAAAAATCCTACATGGCACCATACGAGAGGGAGTATAAGATCGCTGACATGTAACAATGCACTTGGCTTAAGCAATCACTACTAGTGCCAGCGAGTGTTGAACGTCTTTGCTGAATGCAACACTCagcaaaaaaaaacactcggcaaaggggtctttgtcgagtgcccaGTGCTCGGCAAAgacaggcactcggcaaaggttttGTACTGAGTGTCGGACACTCGTCAAAACCTGACACTCGGCATATGTGGTCGTAGGTGACAGCCGTCTATCTTTGCTTGGTGTCCACGGTCCGGCACTCGGCAatgaaattttttatttttttaatatattctttgccgagtgtcccgcCTCCagaactcggcaaagaatttttttatttttttaataatttttttgCTGAGTGTCCTGGCTCCGGAACTCAgcaaagaaatttttattttttatatgttctttgccgagtgctctgGCTCCagcactcgacaaagaaattttatattttttttcatatattttttgccgagtgctcatgctcttacactcggcaaagaaactttttattttttcccaggctcttacactcggcaaagaaattttttatttttttatatattctttgccgagtgctctagctccaacactcggcaaagaaattttttatttttttaatatattcgtTGTCGAGTGCCCTGGCTCCGTCACTCagcaaagtttttagttttttacttttttatccAAATTTTTTATAACCTTACCACAGTACCTGTAACCAAATTTGGTATATATTTTTTACTTTTTGGTGTATTTTTGTGTTAATTTCATTTCATTAAATTATTTCAAAAAATGCAAATTTGAAATGCACCTGTATCGAATAATGAATCTAGAGATTTTAAAAGATTATATTAAAGTTATTGAGCGTCGTGTGAGGCTGTATCCAGAAATTGGATGGAAATTTCTAACATCTTGTTCATGAAACATGAGGGAAAATTTGTAGACAAAATGTTTTTAAATTCTATAAAATTCAAATTAATTACAAAAATGACAAAACTTTAGAAAACATCGTTATATTGTATGTGTAGGCTATAATAAAAAATTGAGAAGGTTTGGTACATGTTGTCATGTACGACGGTTAGAAACCGCAACATCATACACAcatcttaaaaaaattattttctttgcAAATGCCCTGCTGGAGGCACTCGTcaaagatttttcaaaaaaaaaatattttctttgctaAGTGCCCCGCTGGTAGGCACTAGGCAAAGCCACCGTTAACAGCGGAACTGCCGTGAAATGCCTTTTTTTTTGTCGAGTACCGCGGCGGCACTCAGCAGAGTCTTTATCGAGTGCCCAACAAAATGCACTACTGACTAGTCATCCAATGCGCGGCACACATACAAGCTAGAAGAGATAAAGATGAAAGGACGCACCACCCATCAGAGCTGGCAGTACAACAAGCTCGCACCCTCGGTTCTCTATATGATCAGGTGGTGGAAATcgcaacaattcaaaacactgcATCATCCGCTGTGCTAGTGGTGATTAGAAGTTTCACCGCTGATTTGTTCGGATAGTGAACTCCACAAGCTATGATCTGGccgtaaatatatatatatatcactgtCGATTGTCGGTTTAATTCGATGGTGGTAAATGGCTGGAAAAAGAATATTtccctcctcttcttcttcactCAACTTCTTCAATCATGGCTACTCCCACCATTTTTTGCAACCGTTTCCTGGTGAAGGCTCCCAATTTTCAAAGGATGTTGTAAGGTTGGTGAGTAACAACCCTTTTCATCGCTAGATTAGTTCCCGTGGTTAAATTGTCACCGAGATCAACCTACTTTCTTTTAGAGTGCTTCTTGATTTTGGAGGCGGCTTTTGATACTGTGACTGTTGGCATTAACATCATTACAAATATCATTCCACCAGAAAAGAGAAAATCTAGTAAACCCACTAGTAGGAAGCCTAATAACTCTATGTTCTTTAGGTACTAGATGAGAATTAAATATTCGCTAGTAGCTAGCTCCCAATCTAAATATGTCTTCGGATCACCAAGCTCCCAATCTAAATATGCCCTAGGACCAACAAAGCCAACAAAGGTAAGCATTTTAAACTTAGTTTTGGCAAAAAGATGACTATTACCTTGGTCATTACCTCCCATACCGCAACGGTTTTGATGTAGTCCCCCATGTAACCGTGCATCACGCTCAACACATCGCACCTCAGTGTCTACCTCGGTGTTGCTAGCATCCTCATCTTTCAGGTCATCAACATCTTCAATGTCACCACGATGCAGGTCGTCATTGTTCAACATCTTCAATCCTCTTGGCCAAAGCGTTGGTACTTTACATGATCTAATTAAGCTTCTCATCAATGAAGGTGCTCTCATCTCGTATAAGCTTCTGGAGCCAGTTCTTGGACACACAATCATTGAAATTTGTGGGAGGGGTCTCGTCTCTGGTTTGCCTGACATTGTTAGTAGAAAGAAGACAACACAAAAAGTTCTATCCCTAACTATTATACGCAAGAGGACAAGGAAATAAGGCACTCAACTCTCAAGGGTCTTACTATGATCTTACCGATGTTCTTACCAATACAACAGAGATGCAATCGGTGGTTGGTTgtgataccgttgtagcttctgTGTAACAGTTGCAAAGGTGAACCTATAGTAGCAATGGATTAGCAATAACCGTAACATATTAGCAAAGCTGAATAAATTTCAAAAGTACTAGTCATATATAGCTGTTGGTCTTAGGGACGCAGAACAATAAGCTAAAACAAAAGACCAAGAAAGATTCGGAGATATTGCCAAGAGAGTGCTTGTTCTATccctttctttgtttttttcctGATTTTCCTTCTTTTGTAtatgttttcttttcctttttttcttcaTTTTTTCTAGGGTGCAATATAAACACTCACGACGAATGATCAGAAACAAAtgacagaaaaagaaaacaaggaaAAAATCAAGAGAAAAAACAAGAAAAACTGGAAACTTGTTGGATTTCAACTTCTGGGATGGATCTGATGAGGTCCAAAACAATTGGTTGTCAGGGTCCAAGATGACAACAGGACAAATCCGTGTGTTGGTTTCTTCACATCAGCCTCGAAATTATCTTGCCATCGACTACTAGATTGTCTGATTCCGACTTTAATAGAAGTTATCAAAAATTATGATCTtgttatattttaaaaagtttgGCTAACACGACAGCTAGCGTCAtttgttttgtttgttttttatgCAGGGAGTATGTCTATAGTCGTTGGCGGGCAAGCAAGATCCTCCATGCGTCAAATCCACTCATCACCTATCAGAGTTCAGAGTTGCCTGCTCCGACGACCTGTGCTTTCCAAGTCGTCGTCGGAGAGACCGATGACCGATGACGCTATATGACAGCGACATCCGGCCGGCCATTGAAAACGAAAACAACACGTCTACACCCACCGCAACCCCACTTGTATAATccatcttccagttgtctaaatccTAACTACGCCATGGCCACCAAAGCAAGCTCCTCACTGTCGCCTCGCCATGCATCAGGCTCATGGAGGAATCCCTGCTCCTCCCGACGCAAGACGTCGGTCTCTTTGCCAAGACCTTCCTGCTCATCTTCGCCCACACCTTCATCTTCATCGCCGTCGCCGTCCACTTTGCCCACCCACTCGCCACCAGCATCCTCGCCGACATCAAAGCTCACAGGATCGTCGTCACCACTGACACCGCGAGCTCCAACTCCAACCACTCCAAGGCGCTCTCCTTACTAGCCATCTACCTCTCCTACCTCGCGAGTAAACTCGCCACCCAGCTTGTCACCTCTCTGGCCACCGCCACGACCTACTCCGGCGAGCGCCTCACGCGCAAGGCGATCAACAAGGAGAGGATCGGAGGACTTCTTGGGACGGCCGTCCTCGCCGGCGTGCTGGAGCTGTTACTCACGGCTCtactcgtcgttctcctcgtaTCCACATGGACCTGGACCTACGCTGACTCAGGCATGAAGAAGTCTCTGTGTGGCTACTTGATGTTCTCAGTGGCTCTTCTACTCTACATCTACCTCGCCACGGCGATCACGGTGAGCGTCGGCGTGTCGGCGGTGGACAGAGGCTGCCACAGCGTCTGGGCGCTCCGTCGGGCGTGGCGGCTCATGGCAGCAAGGAGGAAGGAGGCTGCCGTGCTTGTGTTCGTCGTCAACCTCCTGCCCGCGTTCATCTACCCAGCCCCCGTGTACGCGTTTTCGTCCGTGTACCGGGCGGATGAGTATTCCCTCTTCTACGGGCAGGACCTGGCGGGCAGGTTTTCTCTCCACCGCTCAGCGACATGGAGCCTGGGCGTGTGGTTGATGGGTGTAGTTTCTGGATCTGGTCTTCCGTCAATTGGTGCGCAGTTGTTCTCCATGGTGGCAGCCACGGTGTTCTGCTGCCTCTCCACGGAAACCAACGATGGAACGCGCTCGCCTGGGCCTGTAGTTTGAGTAGTATGGACTATGGaggaggtgaaaagtttttgtgttcggccattgtagcattttttttgtatttgataattattgtccaaccatagactaactaggcttaaaattaAGATTTGTCTCGAAAATTATAGGcaaaatgtgcaattagtttttttatctatatttaatgcttcatgtatgcgtccaaagattcaatatgatagagaattttgaaaatttttgagaactaaacaagatatAGATCACACTGAGGCCATGTTCGTTTAGGTCAGATCAGGCCAGGAACAGAGTGGAACAGTTTCTAGCTAGCACAAATAAATTTATGAACTAAATCTGCAGGGACTAGTTCCCGTTAAAACGAACGGGGTCTGACAAAATTTGCCTACTTTTTTGTCATGTCGTGGCCAAGACTTTCTCGTTGTTCTATATATGACGAGAGAGAGAAAGGGTGAGCGTTTTACAATGTTTCTCACCCCCAACCATAAACGTAAGGGACTGTTTATTTCTCACACCCCAACGACAACTGTGTCAAGGGAAATAGATCGGATATGTGAATAGGTATTGCTAATCTTATATTTGCTTTTATAGTTTGCTTTGGATGGAGATTATTTTTAACCGTCACCGGGAAGGGAAAATCCACACATAAATAGTATTGATATGTCATTAACAGCCTTGTTTTTAAGGAACGAGGCAAAACTCTTTATCTGGTTAATTTTGAAAAATTGGACTAAAATATATAACAACCCCAGTACAAGGGCGAGATTGTGACAAATctacgaaaataaaaacaaaagcccCAGCACAAGAGAAAAACATGGTAGAACCATGAGTACAACCGCAAGATAAGCAGACTATAGAGTATAGACACAAGGCACAAGAGCATCGTTCCCTAAGAAGGTGTATGACGCCATTGCGTCAGCCAAAACTAAGCTTAGCATGGCTTTTGCCCAAGCGTGTTTATGCCAAGGAGTGACTGCACCGATCGGGCCTTCCATGGAGAGAAGACCATAGAGACGATGCAAGAATAGGTTCCTCAACAACGCCTCCAATAAGGAAATGTCACCCAATGGCATCCCTCGTGGCTAACCCAAGACTTGTCAATAGTATAAGAAAACAACCAAGAGGGGCTACAATAGGGAGCAGCCATGTGATTGACAGCAAGCTAGCAATACAATTGAAGCAAAGCCCCATGAGCTTTAGCGGAATAGGGCGCCCTAGTGAAAGGATGTATACAAtgcctagagggggtgaataggcatATCTAAAAATTTCTACACAAAATTCAAAGTCACTTGTCAGCaactgtcggaagtcccgatAGTTTAGGTTAGAACTTCTGATGTGTCAGAAGTTCTGACGCAAACTGTCAGCAGTTCCGACACCTACAGAAAATGAACTACAAGTGCTTAAATGAACTTTGTGAGGTCAACAACCTACAACACCACTTCCTAGTGGTTagatgaggatgttgagcaacTTCCTTGACACCGAGAGCCCTCCAAATGGTAGATCGATACCAAACCCTAAGAGTGAagatgggagagagagagacacacACACAAACAAATTCAAGTAATAACAAGCAAATCACAATAACAACAAGCACGCGGGACATAAGGATTTATACCGAGATTCGGCAAGCCCacaaaggagttcctacgtccttgTTATTGAGGTGACCACTAAAGTCAGAGTCTTTTTCACCTTCTTTCTTCTCTCAGGCAACCATAAAGGTCACTTGAGATTTCCACTATGAACAAGTGGGTAGTACAAACTTTACAAGGCTCTTACACAAGATGGAAGCTCTTGGATgatgcctagccggctaggattCCAAGAATCCAAGAGTAACAGATGCAAAACCCATCGACTTGACAAAGaaatcaagtgctcaagctttCCAAAGTGTTGCTCTCACTTAATCCACTCTCCAATCACTCTAATCCTTAGGGGAATCGAAGTTGGGAACAAAGGGGAGAGGAGAGGGGAGCCTTGAATGTTTGGGAGCTATTTTGGCCGAAGGTAGGTCACAATGAATGAATGGGTAACGGTtagaaagggggagagagttatTATACTTAGGGGAAGGTTGACTGCTCAGATCTACGTTAGAAGTCCCGATGTAGATCTTGAGACTTCCGACGTACAATAGAAACACTGTTCAAGTGTAAGTCAGAGTCTACGCGAAAATCCAATGTTGGAAGTTCTGACATAcatcgggacttccgacgcgtCAGCACTGCTGATAGGCGTCGGGACTGCTGGCACAAGCGCGAGGGCTGAGCTAGCCAAAGAGCTTGGTGTTGGGACCCAGCGTCGGGAGTTCTGACTTACATCAAAACTTTCGACGACCACTGTTCCCGCGCAACACATTGGGAGTTCCGACTCACATCAGGACTTCTGACACCAAAAGTCATGGAAAATTATTCTATATGCCCGTGAAGTGCTAGAGTGTCTCTAATTTAATTTAGTTAAAATGcttgagcactctatcttccCCAAACCAACAACTTTTGtatccctcttaatagtacgacaTACCTAAACCCAAAGACAAAAAGAATAAACTTTGAAGCTCCGCTTTGAGTCCAACACCTTTTTCAACTTCATAAATTAAGGGATACCATTTCATCTTTTATCAATTCTTTGAATCTTTCACGAGACTAATAGCTGTAGCAATTCTTATTAAAAACATATTAGTCCCTAATTTAGGTGTCATCAATACACTAAAACCCACATAGGGGGCAAATGCACTTTCACCTAGGTGAGAAACCCGGCCACCAGATAGGGACCTGTCAATGCTAGTGACTAAGAAGTGGCTATGCCTAGTGTTGGGAGGACTTGAGTATTGCCATGATAAAATGTGTTGCCAACCATTGGCATCATGTGATGTGACATGATGATTGCTAGCAAGATGGGCCTTAGGCATTGGTGCACTAAGAAGTGTCCACCTAGATTGTGGACAAGACGCGACCTATCATCCCCATGGGCCATGGCACTAGATGAGCCCATGATGAGCTAGAGGTGGGGGCGTGGGCAAACTGGGGTGCAATGATGTCGACGCTCGCTTGTTCCAGCATCAACTACTCAAGATGGTGGAGGCCTGACGACGATGGATTGCATGCACTGCAACATAGTAAATGCTCGAACCTCGAGAGTGCTAAGCGGCGGGGGCGATGATGGAGGAGAGACAATGGACTTGGAGGCCTCGGGATGAAATCATGGAATAGGGATGAGGCCTTGTTTTGGAGATCATTGAAGGAGGAGGACCAAACCAAGCGACGTTGTTTGAAGCTCCTCACCCCTAGAATCAGCAAAGAAAAAGGGGTGCACCAAAGGGTAGTGGGAGGGGGCTTACCTAGGAGGAGGAGAGGGGTTGAGGTGGTCACCAGAGTGGGGGAGTCCGCCAGTGAGGGCATGTGGAGGAGACAATGAGGTTTGCCCCTATAGGGGAGGTTGGACTAGGCACTGATGCAGCCCATCTCCTCTCGCCTATAGTTTTAGTAATGAGTATTGGAACTATGGGTCCTCATGTATATTTAGTTCCTCTTAGTATGTGTTTGGTTTGGAGACATAATGAGATAGAATGAAtctattcttgattcttagtatGGGGTGTCCCAGCTCTTGTCAGGTTATAAGGGATGGGACTATCCCATTTTTTTGTTTGGAGGAATTAGACCGCATGAGATAGATAGTGCGAACACATGATTGATATGTGCCCATATGTGTGAATTTGCGATTAGTGAATGTCAGGAGTTGATCGGCTTTGGTTGAGTTTGGAGATTAACCATGGCATCAGTGTGTGCAACATATCTCTTGGCTATCATTACTACATTCAGACTATCACCAAAGCCACTATCAATGTCAGTTGGTGATGAAAGTATCACTGTTGGGTGATAGAAGTATCACCACCGGTTCGTAAGAACGTTGGGGTTTGATAAATATCACCGTTGCTTCTCCTTACCAACCGACGGGGATAGTCCATCATCATAGCTGGTTTGCACCACTAATCCTCGGTTATGATGTGCTCCTCTTCACTGTCAGCTCACCGTAAACTAGTGATTAAGACGTTTTTCACCGCTAGCTTGTTGTATGATACGACGGCCATAACCATGTTGCAGCATAATGAAATTCATAACTTTCAAATAAAGTAGAATGGAAACAAACTTTACATAAAAGTTACAAATctcgacaagatctacaactttgtagttaatgaATTTTCATCTGAAATCATTTAAAATCTAGAATtctgtttgaagcactcaaattTGGTAGTTGAAAACTTTTGATTAGAAATCATTTATGGTCTCAAATTTGTATctaaagttttaaaattttgaaaatcAAAGTTTTCAAACGATCTTGGATAGAAAATTAAAATGACCAAAACAAAA is part of the Sorghum bicolor cultivar BTx623 chromosome 10, Sorghum_bicolor_NCBIv3, whole genome shotgun sequence genome and harbors:
- the LOC8083458 gene encoding uncharacterized protein LOC8083458; protein product: MEESLLLPTQDVGLFAKTFLLIFAHTFIFIAVAVHFAHPLATSILADIKAHRIVVTTDTASSNSNHSKALSLLAIYLSYLASKLATQLVTSLATATTYSGERLTRKAINKERIGGLLGTAVLAGVLELLLTALLVVLLVSTWTWTYADSGMKKSLCGYLMFSVALLLYIYLATAITVSVGVSAVDRGCHSVWALRRAWRLMAARRKEAAVLVFVVNLLPAFIYPAPVYAFSSVYRADEYSLFYGQDLAGRFSLHRSATWSLGVWLMGVVSGSGLPSIGAQLFSMVAATVFCCLSTETNDGTRSPGPVV